The nucleotide sequence TTCTTAAGAACTATGTAGCCCAGGAACTAATGCGTTACTTGCAGTGGTCCTCTTCCCAACCTACGACGCTCCCCATTACAAGTACGGATACCAAGTCTTGATTCTCTTCGGTGGTTTGGCAGTCATTGGTGCTTACTTGCTTAAAACTCTCCAGGGGCGGTTCGGATAAGTTGTGCGGTATCATAAGACGAAACACAAGCGACGGACGGGCTAGCACGGGTCGCTACTGTCACGCCCTCATAGCCAGGACTTTGGCCTGGACCTGGAACCAATCAAGGCCGGCACTCAAGGTTAAATAGTCGTGTCTCAAAGCTCAGTTGTAGAATTGACTTCCACTTCCTCGGTTGCCTCATGGATTCTGTTGGCATCCTTAACTACACCTAGATACAACACAACGCTGCGCGGAAGAAATCAGGGCCGCTCTCCTTGCACTACTCATAACGTCCGGGGTAATTTTTCTTCTTCGTTGGACCCAGCCCGTCTAGGAATAGTACATTtcaccttttctttttcttcttgggtTGGCTATGGAACACTTGGGGTGTAATCTTCTCCCACAGAATCCTAGCACGTGTTGGTTTGGGAGATCGGCGGCGATCATGGCTGTTCTTCTTGCGCCTTGAGCGAGATCTGGGTGAATTGGTCTCACTTCTGACTTCCGAGTGAGAGGTGCGTGCAGTAGAAGAGCCCGGTTGCTCGGGGGGGACAACTTCGGGGCATGGAGACGGTGTCTGGGACTCTGGCTGCTGTGCGTTGGTGGAGTCGCCATTAGCATCAGACTTTGTGTGTTCAGCCTCGGACTCGGACTGTCCCTCGTCGGGAGAGGGTAATCCTTTCAAGTGTGCCAAGGTCTGGAACTGTAGCTGACTGCCCCCGCTCCTGATCGTAAGCCTGTCACGACAAGCAAATCTGAGAACAGATGACAGCCAGGATGTGGGCGCGTCAATTCTCTCCTGCATACGTGTGACAAACGGCCACACGACTGAGTTCTGCTCGCATTGATTGCATACATTCCCTGAAACTTCTCTGAGGCATAGAAGGCAGAATGAAGTTGGTCGCACCTCTTTGACACTACCGTCGATGAGCCGTGTTTGGGTCAGACAGCCCGAGCAATTAACCACTTCCTTCCATATTGGGGGCGAGTTTCGTGATCCAACAGTGACGGCAAGTGAGCCGCCCTTTGGTGGATGTCCGCGGGGGCATCTCCAGCCGTCGTGGTCCTTGAGTAGCTCATACTTCTTCCAGGCGGTGCTAATGCGTGGGTCAATGACAATGTTTCCAAAGGATTCTTCTTTGATTTCTCCTTTGGGGCTATCGCAGCATCTGGCTGATATGTACTTGGGCGATATGAGCGATAGAGCGAGGTACTGTAAAAGACAGACACGGCACATGTAGTGCTGGCATGGGAGACGTCGAGTATTTCTGCCCTTCCACTCGTAGGAAAGGCCACAACTTTTGCACTCGACCATGATGGCCGTCCTCACAGATTCTCTGCTTTTTGTTAAATAATCACAACAATATATCAAAGTAGACGTGAACAACACTCACTTTGGGGTGTCTTCCACAGGATACGGGGGTGTCGCAGTATCTTCTCTCTCGGCGTCTGAGTCGGTGTCGCTCTCGCATTCTGATTCCTTGTCCGTACAATCTGTCCCGGAACTATCCTCAGTATTGATGGGTCGAGCTTGATTTAAGGGAATTGTCTGTGGTATGCTGTCCTCTGTACTGTCTTGCCCGCTTTGTGTCGCGCTTCCTTCAGAgctgttgtcgtcgtcgatatcATCTTCTAGGTCTAGAACCCATTTCGAATCACCGGGGAGCTTTGGAAGTGGATCACTCTCATGGTTGTCGTCTGAGCAGTCTTCGACTGATGGCGCCTCGTAGTTAGACTCAGAGATAGGGCAGTCAGTGCGATGCGCTGGTATCGCCGTTGTATTATCAGGAGACCGCGCCTTTGAGGCCATAGTAGGATCCGTGACTTGGTGATATTGTTTGGTCGTGAGAGGAACAGGAGTTCGTATCGTGGCGTGTTCATCACTACTCCATGCTTTTGAAGGCATCGATGCGTCTGTGATGTCATGttcctcctcatccgcaGTGGAATAGGACCTGTGACATTAGCAAATGATCCATATGGATTTTCTACAAGTTGAAATATCTCACATATCTGATGCATCTTCAACCGTAGGGGGAAGTGGTGTAGTGAACCATGGGTGAAGCATCGCCTGCGCCGCGGACAATCGATCCTCGGGAACCGGCTGCATGAGTTTGATGATAAAGTTGCGTCCAAGTTCTGAGACATTGTGAAACTTGAGCTTCTCTTCCGGGAACTCCAACATGCCCGAGGCATAACGAAACATGTCGGACAGATAAGAAAAGGCAGAGGCGTTGGTGAGTATCCTGTACGCAACCGCGCCCAACGACCACATGTCGACTGAGAACGAGTAGGTGACGTCTGACTCGACGCCGAGAGCTTCTGGGGCGGCAAATCCCAGAGTGCCGCGTTTTAATGTAAGGAGAGTGGTAACGTCTTGATGCCGGCGCCTGCTGATGCCGAAATCTGCGATTTTGACGAACCAGTTTGGGCCTTTGGTGACAACCATGATATTCTAAAGTTGGGTTAGCTCTTCCACGTTCGTGTATAGAGACTCAGTTCTGGCCTACTGCGGGCTTTAGATCGCGGTGAATGAAGCCATTATCGTGCATGAAACTCAAGCCTTCAAGGGTTTGCTTCGTGatttcttgcccttgagacTCTGGCAGCGGTCGTGTGAGGTAGCGCTGGAGGTCGCCGAGTTCGAGGAATTCCATCGTGATAAAAACAGAATCTTGATGCTCATACCAGCCACGCGAGCTCACAAAGCAGTGCCTGTACTGCTCGACTATCAGTCACCAGCCCAAACCCAAAGCGTCGAGACAACACAAACCCGTGGATGTGAGAACTTCATGATAGCTTCGAGCTCCCTAGCATAGTCCAGTTCATGCCCTGGTACAACCGACTTCTTGAGCTCTTTCACCGCTCGTAACTCCCCAGTGCCACCAtcttccctcttttctaGATAAACAGTCCCGTAAGCGCCTTGGCCGAGATATCTCCGCCTGACCCAGCGCTCTTCTCTCCGGGTCAGTCGCTGCTTCAGCGACTGCCCCGCCTCATGGAAAACATGTTGGATGCAAGATTCTAGGAACTCGGTGTTTATCTTGGAGTCGCGGACAAGATCGGACAGCAATGGCCGCTTGCTGGACATCCTGACCCGGTCCTGAAGTCGTGGCGTGAGTTTTCGACTGGAGACATGGAAGCGGGGTAGCTCTTTGACAATTCAGCCAGGACTCGGCCGAGACTCGAGCGGTGTTGATGGCAATGCTATTATCAGTTCCCAGAATCAGAAGAGGATGTGAAAAGAGTGCGGGCTGGGCGATAAGGATACTCTTGTtgtatatataataaaaacgATCTGAGGGAACAGGAGGGCGCAGCTGAGGCTGAGTGAAATTTGTGCATATTCATCTTACGGCGATGCATCTTCTGCCTCAGGCATTAAAAGGCCATACAGGAAAGCCAGGGAATATTCAGagataatattaaaatcCACTATAGAAGAAGAGTTTAATACGAAAATTATAAAAGGGAGATAAATATTGGATGTTAACTAGTgactttttatataaaacGAAACTTTGCTAAAATTATTAGCGTAAGTATCATAATAAACACCCATTTGCAAACCATAAACAATAGCGTAAACCCAAAGAACTATAGTGAAGTCTGAgatcttgggcttctttAGTTTAAGGCCCCTTAAGCAATTCAGGGGAGAAACTATAAGCGATAATATAAGTCTTAGCCTAACCCTACTTTCTAATATAGATAACCTTATGGTTAGCACTCTGCTCGACGGCCTCGTCCTAGACGTTGATGTCCCACTTCAGGTCGTCTGCGGTACCGCTCAGTCAGcacatcgtcttcttcagcgAGTCAACATGAATCAGCGCCGTAGATGCACTCACAGTCTGCGGCAACGTTGAATCGCCTGGgcttctcgccaagcttATTGGTGGCCGCAATGTCCTCCTTGGACAGCTTAATCTCTTCAAAATTAGAGCGAATACGCGAGGGGGTGACGGACTTAGGGATGACCGAATGGCCACCGACTTGGGACCAGGCAAGGATGACCTGAGCGGGGGTGGCGGCCATCTTGGCGGCGATCTCCCTGATCGTGACGTTCTCGATGAGTAGGGGCtcgttgttgctgttgttgccgAAGGCCGAGTAGGCGGTGATGTGGATGCCATTCTCCTTGGCGTAGTTGATTAGAGTGCTGTTCTGCTGGAGCAGTTCGCTGAGTTGAAGAGATTTTAATCTTAGAACTTACGCCATCAGGAAATTGCCGAGGTCAACTAGCCCCCATGGCATGCAAGCCATATACGGAACTGTGGCCAAAGCAAGGCATGGATATGAACCGCGCAAAGCGGTTGAAGGTGGTGTGAGTCGACAAGTATATTTATTCTCAAGACCTGCCGTCCGTAATTCGAAACTAGAAGACTTTCCTCGACTGTAGTGAAAAATAAAAGCGGGCATCTGTAAAGTGAGAAGCCCGTTATGGATTTGGTTTTTAAGCCCCGATATCCTAAGGCAGATGTAGATGTTAACAATTGCAGTAGTAGTCAAGAAGAGTGGCCGTATTGGGGGCTACCCCAATGCATCTGACCTGTTTCTACATGTAGATTGTGCATTCAAGTGTGATCTGGCAGCAAACCACCCTTGCTTAGGAGGATGGCCTCTTCGTATGGACCGAGGTCAGGCATGATGACTCGTTGTTCCCACTACCGGCTATGGGTGATTCCTTTCGAAGGTTCGCGTCAACATTCTCAGGCCTGCCACTCTCTAACTAGTCAGAGTCTTCATACATGTGACTTCGTCTACTACCCTTGACTGAAACTTCTATCCAAAAAGCCCTTCCCCTAGCTCGCCCCTCATACTCTCACGTTAGTATAAGTTTCACTTCTATTTACAATGAGATGCGATTTGGATATTTTCTTCACTTGATAAAACCACAGTCATCTTCTACCCAAGTTGATTCATATGTACGAGAGATGCGCACTCGCAATTCGGAGCCGTGTAAGCTGTTCCTTATCTACATCGGGCACAGTTTCATCATCTATACTCAGTCCTGATGTACTCTCCTGGAACCCGAGTTGTATTGAAAGCTGAGGTAGCTGGAGTCTATAACAGTGCAAATGAACATATGCCTCTATGCATAAATGTGGCGCACAGTCGCGAGTCGGGTTCATGTCGTCAGTTGTGAGTCCGGCTGTGAGTTTGATCTGGGGGCACCATCCGCGGGTTTATGTGAGAAGCACAGGGAGTCGTAACAAGATGCCTCCAGCTCGAGCCTCCaaccttcttgcccttgacaaTGATGTTCCTGCATTGATAGAGCGTCCGACGTCATTTTGATTACTTTTTCCCATCTGCGATCCCGGCGGGACACGTAGGCCCCTCAGCATCCTTTGAGCTAGTATCGCCATTCAACCCTGGTACGTCCTTGAAAACTGCGAAGCTGGAATGTGTCTCCTCCAAGACAGGAAAGTGGAAACCACACTGCGGGCATTGCTCATGTAGTACCTCCTGTTCCCTTGCCAGATCGTACTTCTTGTCTTGCGTGTGATTACAGACAGGGCAAATACGAAGAAGCCGCGTCCCCACAAGCTCGAAGTTCGTGATGATATCCTCCATTATGGCGCCGTTAGCCGCCCATGACTTGCAATACTTATGGTACGTATCTTTATGCCAGTCATATAGTGCGCCGCGACTGGTCCAGAAGCTACACTCATTGTACCAGCTCCGGTCATCGGGGTGTTCCCACCACGTGAGGTGAAGGAAGCCAGGGAGGGTCATGAGGTGGCGTCGCGTATCGGCGAAGAGAACTTTGAATTTTTCATATGCGTCGGGACTGGAGAACCGTACCCGCTGCATACTCAAATAGATAGGCATTTTGATAAGGTAATATGCAAAGTATTATAGTATTGCGACGGTATGTGAAGCTCTGTAAGTGCGATTTATCTTTGAGGCTCAAATATTGATATCCTCAGAGTAGGTCACTTCTCCTTATATATAGGTCTTCTCTGAAGCTCCACCTACGTTTATTAATTCTCTTGTCTCCGAGGGCTAGGAATGATGAAAGGCGGGGCAGGTGCGCCCGTTATCATGCGTTCGAACGGCAACGATGGATCCCAATGCTTGGTCAAGGGCTCGAAGAAGCGGTGGGGGCGGACTTCCGAGCAACCCAACGGAAATAACACAGCCGTAACACAACTGAAGGATGGACCCCAATGCTTGGGGGGTTACGCTTGGTCTGTAGCTAGCTCGGGAAACTACCCAATTGTACGATATGCTATTTCGAGAACCATCACACCATCCAGCAATGAGAGCGACGCTGAACTATCGGGCTTTTACCATCTACAGCAAACTCGAGGAGGACAACCCTTCCCAGTGCAGGGTTTTCCTgggaaggaaagaaagaggACTCATAATTGGTACTGCCATAACATTCTTCCCCCCTGGAAGCTTCCCTGGCAGTACCTATTCCAGGCTTCTTCACAGATACCACAGCTTCATCCCCTCCCCCGAGGCGGGGGCTATGCTTCTACTACCAAATCTCCATGTCGGTTTCCATTCATACATAAAAGCGGGTACGGTCCGTCTACCCTATCTTTCGGAACACGACTCAATGAGCGGCCAAGATAAGGATGTGGATTTAAACTCACACGCCTCGGAAACATCCCTGATTGGCTGGCGGACACGACAAGAGAATTAGGGCCTCGACGATTCACACCTAAGATAACAGACCACGCCTTCGAAACAGTGTCTCAACTTCACGTGATAAGAATGACGCCGTGCAAGATAAGCTCCAGTTCCCTTGCTCAGGATGCTTATTCGATGTTTCCTCGGCACCCTCTTTCGATGCATGAGAGACTTCGACGCTTTGGCTATGAAGAATGACAATGGAGCAAGACGCAGATGAGCATAGGTTTTTGAAACGGACAAGGCAAGCGTGTCTCAACTGCAGGTAAGAGGCATTCACTAGAAGGCTTGGTTAGAAATTCTCACTGTATTGTCAGGCGCAAAAAAGTACGATGTTCTGGGGACCGTCCAATATGTACATATTGTTCACGACTGCGCCAGAAATGTTCCTACGATGATACATCGAAAACAGAAGTGCTTGGTCAGGCGCCTTGTTCTGTGTCGAATCCGGCAACGAAATACAACGATGAGGTCCTATCCATGTCTTCTCTTGAGAGCCGGCTGTGTTCGCTGGAAGCAAGTGTCCAGAGGTGAGCACTCGTAGGGTCAAGAGCGTTTCAATTCGCTAACAGATAAGTCTCATACACTTGCTGACCAGCGAGCGTGGTCTAGCCGGCTCCAAACCAGTTGGCGGATTTGATTTCGTTCTGCCACGCCAAGCGAGGCCCGAAGGATGTACTGCAGGAGATCCAAAGGTGTCATCTGTAATATCTGCCGGTGCCCTTATTTCTGCAGCCGATCTTTACTTCCAGTATTGTCACAACCAACCCTACTCATTGTTCCACGAAGAGAGCTTCCGACAGCGGCTGGCATCTCAAGAACCTCCAGTATATTTGCGCCTCGCGTTTTTGGCTACGGCTAGCCGGTTCTCCCATCTGGGACATGTCCATCGCGCGACCGGGGTACTGTCAATGTACGCCGACCAAGCCTGGGCTCTGGTTGTCAAGCATTCAGCAGTCGCTACAGACTGCGCCGACGCCTTATATATCGCGCAGACGATTCACCTCCTTTGCGTCATCGACTACTCAGGTAGGGTCTATCGTGGCCTACTCACTCCCTCTTTTTACCATCATGCTAACTTTGTGAAGACGGAAAATGCACGGCCGCCTGGATCAAGCTTGGGCTTGCTATTCGGATAGCTCAGCGCTACCACTTCAATGATGAACCAGATTCGCGTCTGGAGCCTTGGGAGAGAGAAGTGTACCGGCGGACATTCTGGTCGATCTACCTGCTTGACAGGCTCATCTCATGCGGCAGAGAAAGACCTCCTGCCATCCGCGATAGGGATTGCAGGCTACGTCTCCCATGCAGTGAGAGGGCATTTCGACAATGCTCCCAGACACAGTCTCCAACATTAAGCCAACTCATCGGAGATGCTCCAGAGGTAACGACTCTACCAGCCCAAAGTCACTTTTGTCTGATTATCTTGATGGCTGCTACGCTTAATCGCGTAGTACAGTATATACTACGTGAGAATACACAATTTGGTGATGCCGTTCCATGGTCGGCAGCATCTCGATATTCAGCCCTCGAATCAACTTTGTGTCGGTTGGAGCTCAACTTTGGAATGCTGGTCCCATTGAGCAATATATTAAACCGGACACTTGATGTGGATGGAGTGGTAGACATGCGAACCGCAGGCCCTCTGATATATAGCCGAGCCCTCTTTCACCTTGCAGGCTGTTTGTTGCACCatccttttcttcttcagcatcgATTAGGGGATACGGCTAGCAGAGCGCCTGCTGATTTCTTGCGCAAGGCTTGGGCATCGGGCAGAAGGCACGCAATTGCACTTTCGATGTTGCAACAGACGCAAAGCCTTGGCTACATCACAGTCTCTTGCTTTAGAGGCTACTGTGCGATGGTAGCCGGATCAATTCATATCCTGTTCTCGTCTGATAGTAACGAGGAAGTGCGCACAGCATCGATACAGCATTACGAGGAGTGTCGAAACCTCTTGAGGGAGTTGTCACATTATTGGGAAAGTTCAACACGAATGGTGTGTCCATTCCGTCGCAAATCCTTCCATCCGGTCTAACACATGTAGGTGGCGAAACTCGAGCGTCTGTATAAGGACCGAAATCGCTATCGACAATTTTTCAACTGTCCAACGGCAATCGGTGAACGGCCCAAGATGACCGCAGTGTGGGATAGTATTGACAACTGGGTCCCTTCAGGCCGCTCCACGAGTCCTGACCATGACCCCGCGGAAGAAATGCAAGCAATCCACTTCAGTCCCTCGCTGGacttcttcaacttctcaaACAGGCTGGAGAATATCAATGGTTACTTACCAAGGCTGGAAGAGGAGTGGTTTCAGCTTGGATGATTAGAAAGTATGTGTATATCTGCAACAAATTTATTCGCGTACAATAACTATACTTCCCCTGTGACCATTCTAAATCCTCTGTGGGCTAGTTACCATGTGTCTCACACTCAACTCCTCCTTCAGCCACACTCAAGACGCATGGCTGGCTTAGACTCATTGAACAGGTTTGTCGTTTGTGGCGACGAAGTAGGTCTTCACAAACGGCCCTTCGGAGGTCCAGGAAACCTTCAGGCCAGAGGGAAGTGCAATGATATCTCCGGCTTGAAACTTATGCATCTTCCCGGACTCATGCTCAACGATGGTCACCAGTCCTTCCAGCAACATGATGGTTTCGTCCCCAAGCGGCGAGCTATACTCGAAAGAGGCGGAACCGTCCTCGTTGCAGCCTGGAATCCCGCGCCCGGTTCGCCAGAGCCCAACTTCCAGAGTTCCCGTGGAGCCCGTGCTGCGTACCAGGGTAAATTCGCCAACGGCCTGCTGACCCTTGCCTGGCTCCTCCCAGGTAAAAGGAGCCCAGCCTTGCGGGTTATGATTGATGTTGCTAACGATGACGTCGTCGAGTTTGGTTCCCGGAGTAGCACCGTCCCATATTACCCAAaacttcttcaagaagggcgTGGTAGAGTGCCAGGAAAGCTGGACATGCTTTGGATGGCTGATGATTGTTCCTGCTTCGAGATGATACTTTTTGCCGCTAGATTTGATCGTGACCTCGGACGAGCCTTCCAACAATAGCATCGTTTCGTCACCCAGAGGGGCGGAATAGACGACATCGCAGCTGCCATCGTCGTTGCATCCAGCGATACCAGGGCCAGTACGCCAGAGGCCAGCAGCGAGGGACCCAGAGGTCCCACCAGTCCGGATAGTCACAACTTCTCCTTTAGACTGAGGGCCGAAGACGGGGTCTTCCCAGTCAAACGGTGTCCAAGTTCCGGTAGTGTTGCGGGAACCGTGTTCGAATTCGTGAACGTTGACCATCTGGATAGATTATTCTTAGATGATAGGGATTATCGAAGTAGACGAAAAAGAAGTTGCTGACTGGAGGGGCAGGAATGCATTTGC is from Fusarium keratoplasticum isolate Fu6.1 chromosome 11, whole genome shotgun sequence and encodes:
- a CDS encoding Protein kinase domain-containing protein, with the protein product MSSKRPLLSDLVRDSKINTEFLESCIQHVFHEAGQSLKQRLTRREERWVRRRYLGQGAYGTVYLEKREDGGTGELRAVKELKKSVVPGHELDYARELEAIMKFSHPRYRHCFVSSRGWYEHQDSVFITMEFLELGDLQRYLTRPLPESQGQEITKQTLEGLSFMHDNGFIHRDLKPANIMVVTKGPNWFVKIADFGISRRRHQDVTTLLTLKRGTLGFAAPEALGVESDVTYSFSVDMWSLGAVAYRILTNASAFSYLSDMFRYASGMLEFPEEKLKFHNVSELGRNFIIKLMQPVPEDRLSAAQAMLHPWFTTPLPPTVEDASDMSYSTADEEEHDITDASMPSKAWSSDEHATIRTPVPLTTKQYHQVTDPTMASKARSPDNTTAIPAHRTDCPISESNYEAPSVEDCSDDNHESDPLPKLPGDSKWVLDLEDDIDDDNSSEGSATQSGQDSTEDSIPQTIPLNQARPINTEDSSGTDCTDKESECESDTDSDAEREDTATPPYPVEDTPKESVRTAIMVECKSCGLSYEWKGRNTRRLPCQHYMCRVCLLQYLALSLISPKYISARCCDSPKGEIKEESFGNIVIDPRISTAWKKYELLKDHDGWRCPRGHPPKGGSLAVTVGSRNSPPIWKEVVNCSGCLTQTRLIDGSVKEVRPTSFCLLCLREVSGNVCNQCEQNSVVWPFVTRMQERIDAPTSWLSSVLRFACRDRLTIRSGGSQLQFQTLAHLKGLPSPDEGQSESEAEHTKSDANGDSTNAQQPESQTPSPCPEVVPPEQPGSSTARTSHSEVRSETNSPRSRSRRKKNSHDRRRSPKPTRARILWEKITPQVFHSQPKKKKKR
- a CDS encoding Zn(2)-C6 fungal-type domain-containing protein, with amino-acid sequence MTMEQDADEHRFLKRTRQACLNCRRKKVRCSGDRPICTYCSRLRQKCSYDDTSKTEVLGQAPCSVSNPATKYNDEVLSMSSLESRLCSLEASVQSLIHLLTSERGLAGSKPVGGFDFVLPRQARPEGCTAGDPKVSSVISAGALISAADLYFQYCHNQPYSLFHEESFRQRLASQEPPVYLRLAFLATASRFSHLGHVHRATGVLSMYADQAWALVVKHSAVATDCADALYIAQTIHLLCVIDYSDGKCTAAWIKLGLAIRIAQRYHFNDEPDSRLEPWEREVYRRTFWSIYLLDRLISCGRERPPAIRDRDCRLRLPCSERAFRQCSQTQSPTLSQLIGDAPEVTTLPAQSHFCLIILMAATLNRVVQYILRENTQFGDAVPWSAASRYSALESTLCRLELNFGMLVPLSNILNRTLDVDGVVDMRTAGPLIYSRALFHLAGCLLHHPFLLQHRLGDTASRAPADFLRKAWASGRRHAIALSMLQQTQSLGYITVSCFRGYCAMVAGSIHILFSSDSNEEVRTASIQHYEECRNLLRELSHYWESSTRMVAKLERLYKDRNRYRQFFNCPTAIGERPKMTAVWDSIDNWVPSGRSTSPDHDPAEEMQAIHFSPSLDFFNFSNRLENINGYLPRLEEEWFQLG
- a CDS encoding Cupin-3 domain-containing protein produces the protein MVNVHEFEHGSRNTTGTWTPFDWEDPVFGPQSKGEVVTIRTGGTSGSLAAGLWRTGPGIAGCNDDGSCDVVYSAPLGDETMLLLEGSSEVTIKSSGKKYHLEAGTIISHPKHVQLSWHSTTPFLKKFWVIWDGATPGTKLDDVIVSNINHNPQGWAPFTWEEPGKGQQAVGEFTLVRSTGSTGTLEVGLWRTGRGIPGCNEDGSASFEYSSPLGDETIMLLEGLVTIVEHESGKMHKFQAGDIIALPSGLKVSWTSEGPFVKTYFVATNDKPVQ